One genomic segment of Thermotoga sp. includes these proteins:
- a CDS encoding ZIP family metal transporter, translating to GILYSSIAGMATSLGALPFLFLEPHQTSDRTIDSFLGFAAGVMIAASAFSLVSPALEMGGIIRFIVGFALGGLFVNLADKLIPHEHFLKGHEGPDVKRLKGIWLFIIAITIHNFPEGMAVGVSAFTPQALAIAIAIGVQNIPEGAAVMASLIPMKYKKGKAFLITFLTGLVEAIGGLFGAGIVSISRRLLPYMMAFAAGAMIYVVSDEVIPETHSRGNELVSTWWIMIGFIVMASLDVALG from the coding sequence AAGGAATCCTGTACAGTTCTATAGCGGGAATGGCGACCTCTCTTGGCGCGTTGCCATTCCTTTTTTTGGAACCCCATCAAACAAGTGACAGAACGATCGATTCGTTTCTGGGGTTTGCGGCGGGTGTCATGATAGCGGCCAGTGCTTTCAGCCTGGTTTCCCCTGCCCTCGAGATGGGAGGAATCATCAGGTTTATAGTGGGTTTTGCCCTCGGGGGTCTCTTCGTCAACCTCGCGGACAAGCTCATACCCCACGAGCACTTCCTGAAAGGTCATGAAGGGCCGGATGTAAAAAGATTGAAAGGTATCTGGCTCTTTATAATCGCCATAACGATTCATAACTTTCCCGAGGGAATGGCCGTTGGTGTCTCCGCATTCACTCCACAGGCTCTGGCTATAGCCATTGCGATCGGTGTTCAAAATATACCCGAGGGAGCTGCGGTCATGGCTTCTCTGATTCCCATGAAGTACAAAAAGGGTAAAGCCTTTCTCATAACCTTTCTCACGGGGCTTGTGGAAGCGATCGGTGGACTTTTCGGAGCAGGTATTGTTTCAATTTCACGAAGACTTCTTCCTTACATGATGGCCTTCGCCGCCGGGGCGATGATATACGTCGTGAGCGATGAGGTTATTCCCGAGACTCATTCCAGGGGAAACGAACTTGTCTCCACCTGGTGGATCATGATAGGTTTCATTGTCATGGCTTCTCTGGATGTAGCGCTGGGGTGA
- a CDS encoding nuclease has translation MRVERIESVQNEIEERRRDQSFSEKSNFLEGDDRKDGRILDRVVFVDGKRRSFVWIETDEGFRGVFAELCVGAVVWEKDRGTFPLFSPQSPPVVEKVLGFSQNFPEEGYVEVEGNIFKIVKNGKEAMDSIDTYLRTLEIQEVRKYLEGDALVIKDGPAVPELPFGEGVGPVGLVKNIGTTDLRRDDFRRLRFLRKGERSQMFVAGIQEGTLKKIGTYVKLVDGEGTKGLIRLEAYIEDDAQIPLLKKTFDDLAITLPHLTADLPIPRLPENILPIQFLEESLSRYLTDKHYMNTKLFAYLRVGR, from the coding sequence ATGCGCGTCGAAAGGATAGAGAGTGTACAGAACGAGATCGAAGAGCGCAGAAGGGATCAGAGCTTCTCAGAAAAATCGAACTTTCTGGAAGGAGACGATCGAAAAGATGGAAGGATCCTGGATCGTGTTGTCTTCGTGGATGGGAAACGAAGAAGCTTCGTATGGATAGAAACTGACGAAGGATTCAGGGGGGTTTTTGCCGAGCTCTGCGTGGGTGCGGTTGTGTGGGAAAAGGATAGGGGGACGTTCCCTCTCTTTTCGCCACAATCTCCGCCTGTTGTCGAAAAGGTGTTGGGATTCTCCCAAAATTTTCCGGAAGAAGGGTACGTTGAAGTGGAAGGAAACATCTTCAAGATAGTTAAAAATGGAAAAGAGGCAATGGATTCTATAGATACCTACCTTAGAACACTGGAAATCCAGGAAGTGAGAAAATACCTCGAAGGAGATGCCCTCGTTATAAAAGACGGGCCCGCTGTTCCTGAGTTACCTTTCGGAGAGGGTGTCGGGCCTGTTGGCCTTGTGAAAAATATTGGTACCACGGACTTGAGAAGAGATGATTTTAGAAGACTTCGTTTCCTCAGGAAGGGAGAACGAAGCCAGATGTTCGTTGCTGGCATCCAAGAAGGCACTTTGAAAAAGATAGGAACATATGTGAAACTCGTTGACGGTGAAGGAACGAAAGGATTGATCAGATTGGAGGCTTACATTGAAGATGACGCGCAGATTCCCCTTCTGAAGAAGACGTTCGATGATCTCGCAATCACGCTTCCTCATCTCACAGCGGACCTTCCCATTCCAAGGCTTCCAGAAAACATCCTCCCGATCCAGTTTTTGGAGGAAAGTCTATCTCGTTACCTCACAGACAAGCACTACATGAACACGAAGCTATTTGCGTATTTGAGAGTCGGGAGATGA
- a CDS encoding ribonuclease III domain-containing protein: MKKVENIFRFNTKADNVPSAVLAYIGDAVLELVFRLKFAGNYRVSTIHEKVKEWTSKHGQAQMLDAIWDHLMEGERKIVKRAMNSKAAKRYGNDPLYRKSTGFEALVGYLFLKRNFQRIQHLLAVMDVEGVRKEDTRRGSQKQCSD, from the coding sequence ATGAAGAAAGTGGAGAACATCTTCCGTTTCAACACAAAAGCCGACAACGTACCATCTGCCGTTCTTGCTTACATAGGAGACGCTGTCCTGGAACTCGTGTTTCGTCTCAAATTCGCTGGTAACTACAGAGTATCCACCATACACGAAAAGGTGAAAGAGTGGACGTCAAAACACGGACAGGCGCAGATGCTGGATGCGATCTGGGATCATCTGATGGAAGGGGAAAGAAAAATTGTGAAGAGAGCGATGAACTCTAAAGCCGCTAAAAGATATGGAAACGACCCACTTTACAGAAAAAGCACGGGGTTCGAAGCGCTCGTTGGCTATCTCTTTTTGAAAAGAAACTTTCAAAGAATTCAACATCTTCTGGCGGTGATGGACGTTGAGGGTGTACGGAAGGAAGATACTAGAAGAGGCTCTCAAAAACAATGTTCTGATTAA
- the rlmB gene encoding 23S rRNA (guanosine(2251)-2'-O)-methyltransferase RlmB: MRVYGRKILEEALKNNVLIKRVFFQKMKNPGSYFLSLIKQVEERGIRYSFESEESLKRLSGTKKHQGVVFDIQEYRYCSVEDILESRTPPLIVILDQIQDPHNLGAIVRTSVGAGANGIIIPKDKSVKVTETVVKVSAGTVFRAKIAIVTNLARTIEELKEKDIWVYASDINGTPIYEEDFTLPTAFVFGNEGEGIRRLVKERCDKVVTIPMENEIDSLNVSVSAGIVLFEAVRQRRMRRAE, from the coding sequence TTGAGGGTGTACGGAAGGAAGATACTAGAAGAGGCTCTCAAAAACAATGTTCTGATTAAAAGAGTGTTCTTCCAGAAAATGAAAAACCCGGGTAGTTACTTTCTGTCTCTAATAAAGCAGGTCGAGGAGAGAGGCATAAGATACTCGTTTGAATCGGAGGAAAGTTTGAAGAGACTTTCTGGAACGAAGAAGCACCAGGGAGTGGTCTTCGACATACAGGAGTATCGATATTGCTCCGTTGAAGATATTCTGGAATCGAGAACTCCCCCGTTGATAGTGATACTCGATCAGATTCAGGACCCGCACAACCTGGGAGCGATCGTGAGGACATCCGTTGGAGCCGGTGCGAACGGCATCATCATTCCAAAGGACAAGTCCGTGAAAGTGACGGAAACAGTGGTCAAGGTCTCCGCGGGAACTGTGTTCAGGGCAAAAATAGCAATCGTAACGAACCTCGCAAGAACGATAGAGGAATTGAAGGAGAAAGACATATGGGTGTACGCCTCAGATATAAACGGGACGCCCATCTACGAAGAAGATTTCACGCTACCAACGGCCTTCGTCTTCGGCAACGAAGGAGAGGGTATCAGAAGACTTGTGAAGGAAAGGTGTGACAAGGTGGTGACCATTCCAATGGAAAACGAGATAGACTCTTTGAACGTCTCAGTGAGTGCGGGAATCGTTCTGTTTGAAGCTGTAAGACAAAGGAGGATGAGGCGTGCTGAGTGA
- a CDS encoding HAD-IIA family hydrolase: protein MLSEIDLFILDMDGTFYLDDSLLPGAAELLETLKARGKKAIFFTNNSSLGPFDYVEKLRKMGVNVSDNSVVTSGEVTAEYMLKEYGPSRIFLLGTPQLRRVFESYGHLVVDEDPDFVVLGFDKTLTYERLKKACIFLRVGKKYIATHPDVNCPSKEGPIPDAGSIMAAIETSTGRKPDLIVGKPNPLVVEVISRKFNVPKEKMAIVGDRLYTDIKLGKNAGIVSILVLTGETTPEDLAASSIKPDFVFASLKELCEAVQ from the coding sequence GTGCTGAGTGAGATAGATCTCTTCATTCTGGATATGGATGGAACCTTTTACCTTGATGACTCTCTCCTTCCCGGTGCAGCGGAGCTTTTAGAAACTCTAAAGGCAAGGGGGAAAAAGGCGATATTCTTCACGAACAACTCCTCCCTTGGGCCCTTCGATTACGTAGAAAAACTGAGAAAGATGGGCGTTAATGTATCAGACAACTCCGTGGTCACCTCCGGTGAGGTGACGGCGGAGTACATGTTAAAGGAGTACGGACCAAGCAGGATATTTCTTCTGGGAACTCCTCAGCTGCGAAGAGTTTTCGAGTCGTATGGGCATCTGGTAGTGGATGAAGATCCAGATTTCGTGGTTCTCGGTTTTGACAAGACACTCACATACGAGAGACTCAAGAAAGCCTGTATATTTCTGAGAGTCGGGAAGAAATACATAGCCACCCATCCGGATGTGAACTGTCCATCGAAAGAAGGCCCCATTCCAGATGCCGGTAGTATCATGGCAGCTATAGAAACTTCAACCGGTAGAAAACCAGATCTCATAGTGGGAAAACCGAATCCACTGGTGGTGGAGGTAATATCGAGAAAGTTCAATGTTCCAAAGGAAAAGATGGCGATAGTGGGAGACAGACTCTACACCGACATAAAACTTGGAAAGAACGCCGGGATAGTCTCCATACTCGTTCTCACCGGAGAGACTACCCCGGAAGATCTGGCAGCTTCCAGTATAAAACCCGACTTTGTATTTGCAAGCTTAAAGGAATTATGCGAGGCTGTCCAGTAA
- a CDS encoding aldo/keto reductase produces MVFKELGKTGEKIPALGLGTWGIGGFETPDYSRDEEMVELLKKAINMGYTHIDTAEYYGGGHTEELIGRAIKDFKREELFIVSKVWPTHLRRDDLLRSLESTLKRLDTDYVDLYLIHWPNPEVPLEETLSAMAEGVRQGLIKYIGVSNFDRKLLGKAVSKSQEPIVCDQVKYNIEDRESEKDGLLRYCQENSITLVAYSPLRRTFLSERVKKVLEDVARKHNATIYQIMLAWLLAKPGVVAIPKAGREEHLRENLEATKITLSEEEMRLLDSLA; encoded by the coding sequence ATGGTGTTCAAAGAACTTGGAAAAACGGGAGAGAAAATACCGGCTTTGGGACTTGGCACGTGGGGAATAGGCGGCTTCGAAACACCCGATTACTCGAGGGATGAAGAGATGGTAGAGCTCCTCAAGAAAGCCATAAACATGGGATACACCCACATAGACACCGCCGAGTACTACGGGGGAGGGCACACAGAAGAACTCATCGGAAGGGCTATAAAGGACTTTAAAAGAGAGGAGCTCTTTATAGTGTCGAAGGTATGGCCAACTCACCTGAGAAGAGACGATCTCCTGAGGTCTTTGGAAAGCACCCTGAAGCGTCTTGACACGGACTATGTGGATCTCTATTTGATTCACTGGCCGAACCCTGAAGTTCCCCTTGAGGAGACTCTCTCTGCGATGGCAGAGGGTGTTAGGCAGGGACTCATCAAATACATCGGTGTGTCGAATTTCGATAGAAAGCTTCTGGGGAAAGCAGTTAGCAAATCGCAGGAGCCCATCGTTTGCGATCAGGTCAAATACAATATCGAGGACAGAGAGTCAGAAAAAGATGGACTGCTCAGGTACTGTCAGGAAAACAGTATCACTTTGGTCGCGTACTCTCCCCTGAGAAGAACTTTCCTTTCGGAGAGAGTGAAGAAGGTTCTTGAGGATGTAGCAAGAAAGCACAACGCGACCATATATCAGATCATGCTCGCGTGGCTTCTTGCAAAACCAGGTGTTGTGGCTATTCCGAAGGCAGGGAGAGAAGAGCACCTCCGAGAAAATCTCGAAGCAACGAAGATCACACTCTCAGAAGAGGAAATGAGATTACTGGACAGCCTCGCATAA
- the buk gene encoding butyrate kinase has product MHRILVINPGSTSTKVAVFENERKICEEKFFHSTEELNKYENIVGQEPMRREVVESFLKRKDYKVKDFDAIAARGGILEPIPSGVYRVDEHMIDYLLNHSPVEHASNLAAIIGYRLGKSSGVPCFVVDPISVDEMCDEARFSGIPEIERKSYSHALNIKAVARKISREMGKEYETTKMVIVHLGSGITVSAHLNGRMIDVNNANDEGPFSVEGTGELPVGDIVKTAYSGKFSAKDLKRKFTSRGGLMAYLGTKNLREVLEAAERSKKARLIVEAMAYQIAKEIGGMCAVLGSKPDAIVITGGMAHEPRFVHMIKRYIASFGTVNVVPGELEMEALAFGVLRVLRVEELARDYRSSVRRRIGNEKVRRFS; this is encoded by the coding sequence GTGCACAGAATACTGGTTATAAACCCAGGTTCTACGTCGACAAAAGTCGCTGTTTTTGAAAATGAAAGAAAAATCTGTGAGGAAAAGTTCTTTCACAGCACGGAAGAATTGAACAAATATGAGAATATCGTGGGCCAGGAACCCATGAGGCGCGAAGTTGTTGAGAGCTTTTTGAAAAGGAAAGACTACAAGGTGAAAGATTTCGACGCCATTGCCGCTCGTGGAGGCATTCTTGAGCCGATTCCAAGTGGCGTTTACAGGGTAGACGAGCACATGATTGATTACCTTCTGAACCACTCTCCAGTAGAACACGCTTCGAATCTAGCAGCCATCATCGGCTACAGACTTGGAAAATCAAGCGGTGTTCCCTGTTTCGTAGTCGATCCCATCTCTGTAGACGAGATGTGTGACGAAGCTAGATTCTCCGGGATCCCGGAGATCGAAAGAAAGAGTTATTCACATGCCTTAAACATCAAAGCAGTGGCACGAAAGATTTCCAGAGAAATGGGGAAGGAATACGAGACAACCAAGATGGTGATCGTCCACCTTGGAAGTGGAATCACCGTTAGTGCACATTTGAACGGAAGAATGATAGACGTCAACAACGCCAACGATGAAGGACCTTTCAGTGTGGAGGGAACAGGAGAACTTCCGGTAGGAGATATCGTAAAAACAGCATACTCAGGAAAGTTCTCCGCGAAGGACCTGAAAAGGAAGTTCACCAGCAGAGGTGGTCTCATGGCGTACTTGGGAACAAAAAACCTCAGAGAAGTTCTCGAAGCTGCTGAGCGCTCGAAGAAAGCCAGATTGATCGTTGAAGCTATGGCCTATCAAATTGCAAAAGAGATTGGAGGAATGTGCGCGGTGCTGGGTTCAAAACCGGACGCCATTGTCATAACAGGTGGTATGGCACACGAACCTCGTTTTGTACATATGATAAAGCGTTACATTGCAAGTTTTGGAACAGTGAATGTAGTACCAGGTGAACTCGAAATGGAAGCGCTCGCTTTCGGTGTTCTGAGAGTTCTCAGAGTAGAAGAACTAGCGAGAGATTACAGATCGTCGGTGAGAAGGAGAATTGGAAATGAAAAAGTTAGACGATTTTCTTGA
- a CDS encoding bifunctional enoyl-CoA hydratase/phosphate acetyltransferase: protein MKKLDDFLELAQSFSRSARIAVAGAQDENVLESVRMAQKMNIVEPILYGNTEKIEKTAKFLGIKLDGMEIVHAPNLLEAGKMAVRGVAEGKADLLMKGKIKTSELMSLVLQKEYGLRTGRTLSAVSVLEVPSYHKLLIISDGGIVISPDLKQKRDIVENAVMVARTLGVDTPKVAIIGATEIAEAPSTLDAAILSKMSGRGQIRGCVVDGPLSLDDAVGKKAASLKGVESHIAGDADVLIVPYIESGNIFSKALIYLEGARAATVVVGARMPIVLTSRADSAETKLFSIALGMLIAVERE from the coding sequence ATGAAAAAGTTAGACGATTTTCTTGAACTCGCACAATCCTTCAGCAGAAGTGCAAGGATAGCCGTAGCAGGTGCTCAAGATGAGAATGTTCTGGAATCCGTCAGGATGGCCCAGAAGATGAACATCGTGGAACCCATTCTGTACGGAAACACTGAAAAGATCGAAAAAACAGCAAAATTCCTTGGGATAAAACTCGATGGGATGGAAATCGTTCATGCCCCGAACCTTCTCGAAGCGGGAAAAATGGCAGTGAGAGGAGTTGCAGAAGGCAAAGCAGATCTTCTGATGAAAGGAAAGATAAAGACGAGCGAACTGATGTCTTTGGTTCTTCAGAAAGAGTATGGCCTTAGAACAGGAAGGACACTTTCTGCTGTGAGTGTGCTTGAAGTGCCATCCTACCATAAACTTCTGATCATCTCCGACGGAGGAATCGTCATCTCCCCGGATCTAAAACAAAAGAGAGATATCGTTGAAAATGCCGTTATGGTAGCAAGAACTCTCGGTGTTGATACTCCAAAGGTAGCGATAATTGGAGCAACTGAGATAGCGGAAGCACCGTCAACTCTGGATGCCGCTATCCTTTCGAAGATGTCAGGTCGTGGCCAGATAAGAGGTTGTGTCGTGGACGGTCCTCTATCACTTGACGACGCTGTCGGCAAGAAGGCTGCTTCTCTCAAGGGGGTAGAAAGCCATATCGCTGGTGACGCGGACGTGTTGATCGTCCCATACATAGAATCGGGAAACATTTTTTCCAAAGCACTGATCTATCTTGAGGGAGCTAGAGCGGCAACCGTTGTAGTCGGTGCTCGCATGCCGATCGTTCTTACATCGAGGGCGGACAGTGCGGAAACGAAGCTTTTTTCCATAGCACTAGGTATGTTAATCGCAGTGGAACGGGAGTGA
- the buk gene encoding butyrate kinase, producing MFRILAINPGSTSTKVAIFEDDRMIKMQKIPHRANELKKFRRVVDQLDFREHFVRSFIEDSGYKARDFSAFVGRGGLVDPIPGGVYLVDDLMIETLRSAKNGEHASNLGALIAHNLASEAGAPAYIVDPVVVDEMEEIARISGHPDYQRKSIFHALNQKAVAREVARSFAKRYKEMNMVIAHMGGGISIAAHRKGRIVDVNNALDGDGPFTPERSGTLPLTQLIDLCFSGKYSFEEMKGQIAGNGGLVAYLGTNDATEVISRIKQRDAYAELVYRAMAYQISKWIGKMAAVLEGKVDVIVLTGGLAYDKEFLVPWIQERVSFIAPVVVLPGSNEEKTLALAALRVLKSEEKARNYTETLKRRYRDSYFDGAIR from the coding sequence ATGTTTCGAATCTTGGCCATAAACCCCGGATCCACTTCTACGAAGGTGGCTATTTTCGAAGATGACAGGATGATAAAGATGCAGAAAATCCCCCACCGCGCTAATGAACTCAAAAAATTCCGCCGTGTAGTGGATCAACTGGATTTTCGAGAACATTTTGTGAGGAGTTTTATCGAAGATTCCGGTTATAAAGCACGTGATTTTTCAGCCTTCGTAGGCCGCGGTGGACTCGTGGATCCCATCCCAGGTGGAGTGTACCTTGTAGACGATCTCATGATTGAAACTCTGAGATCTGCAAAGAATGGAGAACACGCTTCCAACCTCGGTGCACTCATAGCTCATAATTTGGCGTCCGAAGCAGGAGCACCCGCCTACATAGTTGATCCTGTCGTTGTCGACGAAATGGAAGAAATAGCCCGTATCAGCGGCCATCCTGATTATCAAAGGAAGTCCATCTTTCACGCGCTCAACCAGAAAGCGGTAGCTAGAGAAGTCGCAAGGTCTTTCGCCAAGAGATACAAAGAGATGAACATGGTTATAGCTCACATGGGCGGAGGAATCTCGATTGCTGCTCATCGGAAAGGGAGAATTGTCGATGTCAACAACGCCCTGGACGGGGATGGACCTTTCACACCTGAGCGTAGTGGTACTCTTCCCCTAACACAACTCATAGATCTCTGTTTCAGTGGAAAATACTCCTTCGAAGAGATGAAAGGACAGATCGCGGGAAATGGGGGACTGGTGGCTTATCTGGGAACCAACGATGCCACAGAGGTAATCAGTCGAATCAAGCAGAGGGACGCCTATGCCGAACTCGTCTACAGAGCGATGGCGTACCAGATCTCCAAATGGATTGGAAAGATGGCGGCGGTTCTGGAGGGAAAGGTGGATGTCATCGTCCTCACAGGTGGCCTAGCGTACGACAAAGAATTTCTGGTTCCATGGATACAAGAAAGGGTGAGTTTCATAGCACCTGTGGTGGTCCTTCCGGGGAGTAATGAAGAGAAAACATTGGCCCTGGCGGCACTCAGAGTGCTGAAGAGCGAGGAAAAGGCAAGAAACTATACGGAAACACTGAAGAGGCGATACCGTGATTCATATTTTGATGGGGCCATTCGGTAG
- a CDS encoding ferredoxin family protein, with translation MRGFIEIDSERCKGCGLCVNVCPVKAITFSKKYNTKGYHFAEYRGEGCIACGFCYLSCPDVCITVFREVQKKTGVQV, from the coding sequence GTGAGAGGTTTCATCGAGATCGATTCAGAAAGATGCAAGGGATGTGGGCTTTGTGTGAATGTATGTCCTGTTAAGGCGATCACCTTCTCCAAAAAGTACAACACCAAAGGATATCACTTTGCTGAATACAGAGGAGAAGGATGTATAGCCTGTGGGTTTTGTTATCTGAGTTGCCCGGACGTGTGTATCACCGTGTTCAGAGAAGTTCAAAAGAAAACGGGTGTTCAAGTATGA
- a CDS encoding 3-methyl-2-oxobutanoate dehydrogenase subunit VorB — protein sequence MKSLMMKGNEAIAESAIRAGCRLYFGYPITPQSEIAEYMARRLPEVGGTFLQTESEIATVNMVYGAACTGKRVMTSTSSPGFSLMQEGISYIAGAELPCVFANIARGGPGLGDIQPAQSDYFQATKGGGHGDYHLIVLAPSTLQEAVDLTQLAFDLADEYRNPVLILADGMIGQMMEPVVLPPMRDISSLPDHSEWTLTGTSGRRPHRIAAFNIDPHGLEEMNRRYQEKYKRIKQKEQRWEEYEVEGAKYLLIGYGTIGRILKSVVDNLRGKKIPAGLFRPITLWPFPYQRLREIAEDVEFVFVVEMSAGQMVEDVLLAVEGKAPVHFYGRMGGVVPTPEEILLAFERLRR from the coding sequence ATGAAAAGTCTCATGATGAAGGGAAACGAAGCAATAGCAGAATCCGCAATAAGGGCGGGCTGCAGACTTTATTTTGGCTATCCCATCACTCCTCAAAGTGAGATCGCAGAATACATGGCAAGAAGGCTTCCAGAAGTTGGGGGAACATTTCTTCAAACAGAAAGCGAGATCGCAACCGTGAACATGGTCTACGGAGCCGCCTGTACAGGAAAGCGCGTTATGACCTCCACGTCATCACCTGGATTCAGTTTGATGCAGGAAGGGATTTCCTACATAGCAGGTGCAGAACTTCCTTGCGTTTTTGCGAACATCGCCCGTGGTGGACCTGGCCTGGGGGATATCCAGCCCGCCCAGAGTGATTACTTTCAAGCTACCAAAGGTGGTGGACATGGAGATTACCACCTGATCGTACTGGCACCTTCGACTCTTCAGGAAGCAGTCGATCTGACCCAGCTTGCCTTCGATCTTGCCGATGAGTACAGAAATCCCGTTCTCATTCTGGCCGATGGCATGATCGGCCAGATGATGGAACCAGTGGTACTCCCTCCGATGAGAGATATATCTTCTCTTCCGGACCACTCGGAATGGACGTTGACTGGAACCAGTGGCAGAAGACCCCACCGGATCGCTGCCTTCAACATCGATCCTCACGGTCTTGAGGAAATGAACAGACGCTATCAGGAGAAATACAAAAGAATAAAGCAAAAAGAGCAGCGCTGGGAAGAGTACGAAGTCGAAGGAGCAAAATATCTACTGATTGGATACGGAACAATCGGTAGAATCCTCAAAAGTGTCGTGGACAATCTCAGAGGGAAAAAGATCCCTGCAGGATTGTTCAGACCCATCACGCTTTGGCCATTTCCATACCAAAGACTGAGAGAAATTGCTGAAGATGTAGAGTTCGTCTTTGTGGTGGAAATGAGTGCTGGTCAGATGGTGGAAGATGTTCTCCTAGCCGTGGAAGGGAAAGCACCCGTTCACTTCTACGGTCGAATGGGAGGAGTCGTTCCCACACCGGAAGAGATTCTCCTGGCTTTCGAAAGACTGAGGAGGTGA
- a CDS encoding thiamine pyrophosphate-dependent enzyme codes for MDSKVIFKRPRSLSDKEFTYCPGCHHGIVHRLIAEAIDELNIQDKTIMVAPVGCSVFAYEFFNVDGTVAPHGRALAVATGIKRAMSDRVVFTYQGDGDLASIGIAETIHTANRGEKLTTIFINNAVYGMTGGQMAPTTLLGQRTTTTPRGRSVENDGYPFHVSELLSTIPGVAYLARVTVSSPRDIQSAKESIKKAFLAQMKGVGFGLVEVLSICPTNWGMSPVEAQRWLLENMVKEFPPKIFVDRVGES; via the coding sequence ATGGACTCCAAGGTAATCTTCAAAAGGCCAAGATCACTTAGTGATAAGGAATTCACGTATTGCCCCGGATGTCATCATGGAATAGTTCATCGCCTGATAGCGGAAGCGATAGACGAACTGAACATACAGGACAAAACCATAATGGTTGCCCCTGTGGGATGCTCTGTGTTCGCCTACGAGTTTTTTAATGTAGATGGAACGGTGGCACCTCATGGACGGGCTCTTGCAGTTGCGACAGGCATAAAAAGAGCCATGTCAGATCGTGTAGTCTTCACCTATCAGGGTGATGGGGATCTTGCATCGATAGGCATAGCAGAGACGATTCACACAGCAAACCGTGGAGAAAAGCTGACAACGATTTTCATAAACAACGCCGTCTACGGTATGACAGGTGGACAGATGGCTCCCACCACACTTTTAGGGCAAAGAACGACGACCACCCCGCGTGGACGCAGCGTGGAGAACGATGGATATCCCTTCCACGTTTCCGAACTTTTGAGCACAATACCCGGAGTAGCCTATCTTGCACGCGTCACCGTGAGCTCTCCTAGAGATATTCAGAGCGCAAAAGAATCCATCAAAAAAGCTTTCCTTGCCCAAATGAAAGGAGTCGGTTTTGGTCTGGTCGAGGTTCTCAGCATCTGCCCAACCAACTGGGGTATGAGTCCTGTGGAGGCCCAGAGGTGGCTCTTGGAAAACATGGTTAAAGAATTTCCACCTAAAATTTTCGTGGACAGGGTGGGAGAATCATGA
- a CDS encoding 2-oxoacid:acceptor oxidoreductase family protein has protein sequence MRYHGVVIAGFGGQGVMLTGKLLTTAAVKEGKNATWLPSYGPEMRGGTANCTVVIDEQPVTSPIVDHPTEVIAMNLPSMIRFGEKLMSGGTLFVNSSVIDKKIARDDVKVIEIPANDIAEEVGSLKVANMVLLGAFVELTKAVRLETTEETLKEKFSGSSLLEPNLEAIRKGSAFIKKWYNFEKACGGDFS, from the coding sequence ATGAGGTACCACGGTGTGGTGATAGCAGGCTTTGGAGGACAGGGTGTGATGCTTACGGGAAAACTCCTTACCACCGCTGCTGTGAAAGAGGGAAAGAACGCAACCTGGCTTCCCTCCTACGGTCCAGAAATGAGAGGAGGAACTGCCAACTGTACCGTGGTGATAGATGAACAACCCGTGACCTCTCCAATCGTAGATCACCCCACAGAAGTTATCGCCATGAACCTTCCCTCCATGATAAGGTTTGGAGAAAAACTGATGAGTGGTGGGACACTCTTTGTAAACTCGTCCGTGATCGATAAAAAAATTGCCCGAGATGATGTGAAAGTGATAGAGATTCCAGCAAACGATATCGCCGAGGAAGTGGGAAGTTTGAAAGTAGCCAACATGGTGTTGCTTGGAGCATTCGTGGAGCTGACCAAAGCAGTGCGTCTTGAAACCACTGAAGAAACTCTGAAGGAAAAATTTTCCGGATCTTCTCTTCTGGAACCAAATCTTGAAGCTATAAGAAAAGGATCAGCCTTTATCAAAAAATGGTACAATTTTGAAAAAGCATGTGGAGGCGATTTTTCTTGA